The following is a genomic window from Flavobacteriales bacterium.
GCGTGCGGTTCACTTCCAACGAGGTGAACGCCGGTACTTTGGTGACGGTCACGCGCAAGAAGGAGATCTACAGCTACCACACGCGCTTCAAGGCGCATCCGGTGGTGCGGATCATCGCCGACTCCCTCAGCTCGAACATCGGGCCCTCGCTCAACACCCTGGTCACCGAATGGCTCGATGTCACCGAGGTGGGCATCGGAGAAGCGGATGCGCTGAACATCGATCTGGCCCCGAACCCGGCGAAGGAGCTTGTGGTGCTCACCACGGAACGCCCGGTGGTGGCGGTGGAGCTGCGCGATGCGGCCGGTCGCCTGGTGCCGACGAGCGCGGCCCGCATCCAGGGCACACGCGTCGAGCTCGGGCTTGCGGGCCTGCGACCGGGCTTCTACCTGGTGCAGGTCACCGCTGCCGATGGTGGCCGGGCCACGCGCCGCCTGGTGGTGGAGTGAGCCGGCACGCGCGCCGGATTACCTTCGGGCAAACCGAAGCCGCATGAACCGGACATTCCTCCTCGTGCCGATCTGCACCTATGTTTCCGCAGCCCTGGCGCAGCCCAACCTGACCCTGGCCACCCAGCAGCCTGCGGCGGGCCAGGTCTTTGAGAACCTGAGCAGTGCCGCACTGCCACCGGGCAACAGCGGTCCGAACCAGACCTACGACTTCACTTCCGCCGCAACGAGCTCCGGCCCGGGCTTCACCTATGTGGTGCCCAATACCGCCCCCGGTGCATCCTTTTTCCCCGCAGCCACCGCCTGCTCGGATAACGATGGCCTGGCCTACATCTTCGAGCAATACACGAACCAAGGGGCTTTTCTGCTCGGGACGGAAGTTGCCGGTCTTGGACGGACGGTCTACGGTGACCCGCTCCAGCAGCTGAAGTTCCCGCTCACCTTCAACACGAGCTGGACGGACAACTACAGCGCCAGCGTGGACATCTCGGGGCTCACGGGCACCATCACGGGGGATCAGAGCGCGGTGGCCGATGGCTACGGGACCCTGCAACTCCCCTGGGGCAACGTGCCGGATGTGCTTCGTGTGCGCGTGACGCGGAACGAGACGGTGGTCTTCGCGGGCAACACCACGGTCGCGGAGTTCGAGTTCCACTACTACCTGAAGTCCGGGATCGCGGTGCCCGTGGCGCAACGCGTGACCCAGACCACCACCGGCACCGGTGGCACCCAGGTGAACGAGTCCCTGAACTACCTCACCGAGGCGTCCATGGTCGTGGGCCTGGAGGAGACCGATGCCGCCCTTCCTGTGCGCATCGCACCGGTGCCCGCGTCAGAGCGGCTTACCGTGGCCCTGTCCGATGCGGCGATCGCCACCGTGGAGGTGAGCGACATGGCCGGTCGTGCCGTGTCCGTTCCTGCTCCGCTGGCCGGAGCGCGGGAGGCGGTGCTCGATGTCAGTACATGGGCCCGTGGGCCCTACGTGCTGCGCATCCTGGCCACCGATGGCCGCGTGGCCGTGCGCACCATCGCGGTGCATTGAGCCGAACCGATACCGCTTCATGGACGTTCCGTTTCTTCGATGCCCGGCCACCGCTTCTCGAAGTACATCCCGCCGCAGGACGAGCGTTCGCCCTTCGAGAAGCTGCTTCCGCTCTTCCTGGAGCTGCTCACGCACACGAGCGGCGAGGTGGAAGAGGCCTTGGATTGGATGGACCAGCTCGACAAGGAACACGGCTTCTACACAGCTGAGTATGGGCGCAAGGAGTTCGAGGACGACCTGCGCAAGCACGGCATGATCGGCAGGCCCACCAAGGGCGGCAAGGCCCCGCTCACCAGCAAGGCCGAGAAGCTCATCCGTGAGCGCGCGTTGGACCAGGTGTTCGGCAAGCTGAAGAAGGTGGACCGCGGCAACCACGCGCTCCGCCGCACAGGGCAGGGCGACGAGCCCACGAGCGAGCGGCGCAGCTATCGTTTCGGCGACCGCCTCGAGCAGGTGGCCATGAGCGACAGCATCCGCAACGCCCAGCAGCGGGGGCTGGATGACCTGCACCTGAGTGAGGACGACCTGGAGGTGATCGAGACCGAGCACCAGAGCGCCTGCGCCACCGTGCTCATGATCGACATCAGCCACAGCATGATCCTGTACGGAGAGGATCGCATCACACCGGCCAAAAAGGTGGCCATGGCGCTCGCCGAGCTCATCAAGCGGCGCTACCCCAAGGACACGCTGGACATCGTGGTGTTCGGCAACGACGCGTGGCAGGTGAGCCTGAAGGACCTGCCCTACCTGCAGGTGGGGCCCTTCCACACCAACACCGTGGCCGGGCTGGAGCTCGCGATGGACATCCTGCGCCGCCGCAAGGTCCGCAACCGCCGCATCGTGATGATCACCGACGGCAAGCCAAGCTGCATCAAGAAGGACGGCGAGTACTACATGAACAGCTTCGGGTTGGACGAGTTCATCGTGGCCCGCACGTTGGATGCGGCGGTCCGCGCGCGCAAGGCCGGCATCCCCATCACCACGTTCATGATCGCGCGCGACAGCTACCTGCAACGCTTCATCGAGCGCTTCACCGAGGCCAACCAGGGCCGTGCGTTCTACACCGGCCTGCAAGGCCTTGCGGACATGGTGTTCCGCGATCACACCACCAACCGAAAGGCGTCATGAAGCTCGTTGGCCACCTCCTGCTCTTGCTGGGCGCACTTGCTGTTGAACCGTCGATCGGGCAACCCGTTCTCACGGTCGGGAACAGCGTGCCTACGTCGGGGGAGTCCTTCGTTGAACTGGTCGGTGCGGCCATGGATCCCGGCGATGCTGGTGCGGGCGTGGTCTGGGACTTCACCGCCTTTGTTGCCCAGGATACCTTCGGCTTCAGCTACTCGAGCCCACTGAGCGACTCCATTGGAGGGTGTCCGTTGATGTCACCCCCGGATCTGATGGGTGGCCACCTTATGGTCGGCCAAGACCCCTTGTCCGTCAGGGTGGAGCCCTGGTTCGGCTACCCCATAGGCACGCTGCCGGTCATCAGCGAACTGGCCATCACGCTGATCCCACCCATGGCCTTCGGCGACGTGGTGCCCAGCACGCACCTGCTCCGCCTGATGGACAACGGCTGTCAGAGCTTTCCCGTCCACCGTGCGGATACGAGCGTTGCAGATGCCTACGGGGCATTGCATCTTCCGTGGGGGACCTATGGCCCGGTGCTTCGCATACGTACCACCAGTGAAGCGTTCGCTCCAGGCGCTGCACCGTTGATGGCGTACCGTTATTATTTGCTGGGCACCCATCATCCGATGGTGACGATCGCTCAAGGATTCCCGGTGTATTTGGACACGACATGGACCATGCGCGTTCTTGATCCAGCCTCGATCGTCGGGTTCGTGGACCACCAACGCTCCGGTGGGGCGTTCCGGATCTGGCCGCAGCCAGTGCAGGACATCCTACACGTGAGCGGCCCACCCGGGCCATCAGCTCAGGTCATATGGGAGGTCCTGGATGCCAGCGGCCGACGGTTGCGGCAATGGAGCGCGATCGAGGGTCAGGAGGGCGTGGATGTCTCCTTTTTGTCGAACGGGCTTTACGTGCTCCGCGTTCTAGGCCCGGACGGCGCCCGTCTCACGTCCACGTTCATCAAGAACCACCCATGACCGGAAGGCCCCCCTCCACCCTCGGCGAACTGAAGAAGAGCGGCTACCGCCCGCGCAGCGTGAAGGAGGAGCTGCGTGCCAACCTCATCGCCCGCATCCGGACGAAGCAGCCGCTGTTCGAGGGCATCCACGGTTACGAGCACACGGTGGTGCCGGCGCTGGAGCGTGCCATTCTCGCCGGCCACAGCATCAACCTGCTCGGCCTGCGCGGGCAGGCCAAGACGCGCATGGCCCGATCGCTGGTGCAGCTGCTGGACGAGTGGATGCCCGTGGTGGCCGGCAGCGAGATCAACGACGACCCGCTGGCGCCCATCTCGCGCTACGCGAAGGACCAGATCGCCATCCACGGTGACAACACCCCGATCGTGTGGGTGCATCGCAACGATCGCTACACCGAGAAGCTCGCCACGCCCGATGTCACCGTGGCCGACCTCATTGGCGACAGCGACCCGATCAAGGCCGCCAACCTGAAGCTGGACTACAGCGACGAACGCGTGATCCACTTCGGTCTGGTGCCCCGCAGCAACCGTGGTATTTTCGTCATCAACGAACTGCCCGACCTGCAGCCGCGCATCCAAGTGGCGCTGTTCAACATCCTGCAGGAGGGCGATGTGCAGATCCGCGGCTTCAAGCTGCGCCTGCCGCTCGACATCCAGTTCGTGTTCACGGCCAACCCCGAGGACTACACCAACCGCGGCGCCATCATCACGCCGCTGAAGGACCGCATCCAGAGCCAGATCCTCACGCACTACCCGCCCACCATCGAGCTGGGCATGCGCATCACCGCGCAGGAGGTCCGCAGCCCACAAGAACAGGCTAGGCGCGTGCGTGTGCCCGACCTCATCCGCGTGCTCGTGGAGCGCATCGCGCTGGAGGCCCGGGAGAGCGACTATGTGGACCGCAAGAGCGGGGTCAGCGCACGCCTCACCATCAGCGCGTTGGAGAGCGCGATCAGCGCGGCCGAGCTCCGTGCGCTACGCACCGGTGAGGAACGCACCACCGTTCGTATCGCGGACCTCTTTGCCGTGGGCCCGGCGATCAACGGCAAGATCGAGCTGGTGTACGAAGGGGGAGCAGGAGGGGGCCGAGAAGGTGGCGCGTCATCTCCTCTCGCAAGCCTTGCGCCACGTGTTCCTCGAGCTCTTTCCCGATCCGGAGAAGGCCCACCGGCGGGCCAGGGCCGATGGCAAGGGCCGCACCGCGCCGGACCCCTATGCCGGAGTGGTGGCCCACTTCGACGACCATGCGGTGGAGCTGCCGCAGGACGCCCCGGACGCAGTGTACACCCGGATGGTGCAGGAGGTGCCGGGTCTGGAGGACCTGGTGCGCTCACGGCACGCCTACCTCGATGCGGTCGAGCGGCCCGTTTGGATGGAGTTCGTGCTCCACGGGTTGGCGGAACTGAGCCGTGTGGGCCGCACCGACCTGGACGGCGTCACCCGCTTCAGCGACCTGATGGGCAGCGTGTTCAGCGGTGAGGAGGACAACGGGGAGGGCGATCGATGAGCGCAGCGCGCGGCACGGCGCACATGGTGCTGCTGCTGTCGGCCGTCACCCTGCTCGTGCTCGGAGGCATCGGGGTCTGGCTGATCGCATCAGTTCAGGAGCGCGAGCTCGTGGAGGTGATCGGCCTGGGGCACCCCTGGTGGCGTTCGCTTGCCATCGGCGCCGCGCTGGGCATGATCACGGGAACGGGGGCGGTCCTTCTGCTCCGTCAACCGCTCCTGCGTCCGGTGGCCATGCGCTATGCCGCTCTGCTGGGCCCACTGGTGCCGAAGCGATGGCATCATGTGGTGCTTTCCCTGGCGGCCGGGGTCGGAGAGGAACTGCTTTTCCGAGGAGGGCTGCAGCACTGGCTGGGCGTGCCGCTCACGGCCTTTCTGTTCGTGGCGCTCCATGGTTACCTGGACCCGCGCGACCGCCGGCTCACGCTCTATGGTCTGTACCTGGTGGTCTGTATGCTGGCCTACGGCACCGTGGCCCGGGCCTGGGGACTGCTGCCCGCGATGGTGGCGCACACCATGTTCGACCTGCTTCTGCTGGACCGGCTCCGGGCCTGGCACCGGAGCGGGCCCGACGATCGATCGGCCGAATGACCGGTCAGTCCTGCGGGTACTTGTGGATGTCCTTGTAGTCGTCGTCCATGTCCGACTTCACCCGGTGCATGCGCACGCCGAGCATGGCCAATTCGCGATGCCCGTGCTTCAGCAACCAATCGAAGGCATCGCGGTCGCCATCCCCGGTGAGGGCCAGCTGGCGCAGGACGCCGTGCCCATGCCGCTCCAACCAGTCCAATGCGCCTTGGTCGCCTTCGATGCCCGCGATCACCGCCATGAGATGAGGGTGGCCATGGTCCAGCAACCACTTGCGCGCGTCCTGCTTGTTGCGCAAGGCGAAGGTGAAGACCCCGAGCTCGGGGAATCCGTTCTTCAGCAACCAGTCGCGGATCGCCGCATTGCCGCTGATGGCCTCGCCCCAGGCGAGGAGGACCTTGGTGGGATAGCTGGTGCGCATGCGGCCGGTCAAAGCTAGAGGGCGGCCGAACGATACCTTCGCCGCATGCGGTCGCTGATGGTGGTCATGGGGGTCCTGGGCGCGCTTGTGGCGGGTGCGCAAGGAAGGAACGAGAACGAGCTCGGGAAGGTGCGTCGCCTGCTTGATCAAGGCAAGGTGTATCCGGCCCTTCGGCGCTGCGACGGCCTGATGACGCGCGACATGGCGAAGGCACCGGTGTTGCTGTTGCGCGCAGAGGCCCATGCGCGGGTGCGGTCCTTCCCGGCCGCGTTGGAGGATGCGCAAGCGGCAATGGCCGGCGGTCTGGATGAGCGCGGTGGCCTGCAGGCGTGGTTCTGGACCGGTATGTCCTGGCTGGGCCTGCAGCAGGGTGACAGCGCCCTGCACGCCTTTCAGCGCGCCACGCCCGGACCCGAACGGGACCTGCGCACGGCCATGGCGTTGTCCTTGACCGGGAGATGTCAGGAAGCGATCTCCCTGTATGACGCGCTCATCGCAGCGCAGGAGAGCACCGCGGCTTTGCGGGAGCGCGGCGCCTGCCTGGCCGCTGCGGGGGATACGGCACGTGCCCGGGCCGACCTGGACCGTGCCATCGCGTTGGACCCGCGCGACCCGGTGAACTGGAACAGCCGTGGCTTCCATCGTTGGGCCCTGCACGGCGACCATGAGCGCGCCCTCGCCGACTACGCGCAGGCCATCAAGTTGAACCCGAACTACACCTACGCCATCAACAACCGCGGCTACAGCCGGCTGAAGCTGGGGCAGGTGGACAAGGCCCGCCGCGACGTGCTGCTTGCCGGTCGCCGCAACGCGGATAACCCGTATGTGGACCACAACCGCGGGCTGATCGCCCTGGCGGAAGGCGACAGTGCGCGGGCCTGCGGGGCGTTCCGCCAGGCGGAGGCGAAGGGAGGCACACCGCTCTACGGCAGCGAGCTCGACGACCTGTTGAAGACCTGCCCGGCTCCGGTCCGACCGGACGGAACGACGGCCCCGGGCGCTCCGCCCAGCACCCCGAACGCACCCACCAAGGCCCCAGAGCGCAACGCCCCGGGCGGCCGCAACGCACCCTGACCATGAGCACGATCGAAAGCATGATGCGGCCCGATGCCCTGCGCGGACGGGTCATCGTCGTCACCGGCGGAGGCACCGGCCTGGGCCTTGGCATGGCGCGCACCTTCTTGGCTCTCGGTGCGCAGGTGGTGATCACCAGCCGCAAGCAGGATGTGCTGGACGCGACGGCGGCCGAGCTGATCCAGGAGACCGGGGGCGAGGTGCTGGCCGTGGCGTGCGACGTACGCAAGTACCTGGAGGTGGAGCAGCTACTGGACCGCACACTGCAACGCTTCGGCCGCGTGGACGCACTGGTGAACAACGCGGCGGGCAACTTCATCAGCCCCACCGAGCGGCTCAGCAGCAAGGCCTTCGAGGTCATCATCGACATCGTGCTGATGGGTTCGGTGAACTGCACGCTCGCCTTCGGGAAACACTGGATCGCCAAGGGCGAGCGTGACAAGGCGGTGCTGAACATCACCACCACGTACGCCTGGACCGGCAGCGGCTATGTGGTGCCAAGTGCCTGCGCCAAGGCCGGCGTGCTGGCCCTCACCCGGTCGCTGGCCGTGGAGTGGGCGCGTCATGGCATCCGCAGCAACGCCATCGCCCCTGGGCCCTTCCCCACGAAGGGCGCCTGGAGCCGATTGCTGCCCGGCGAGATGATGGAGCGCTTCGACCTGGCCAAGCGTGTGCCCCTCGGCCGGGTGGGCGAGCACCGCGAACTCGCC
Proteins encoded in this region:
- a CDS encoding T9SS type A sorting domain-containing protein, whose amino-acid sequence is MNRTFLLVPICTYVSAALAQPNLTLATQQPAAGQVFENLSSAALPPGNSGPNQTYDFTSAATSSGPGFTYVVPNTAPGASFFPAATACSDNDGLAYIFEQYTNQGAFLLGTEVAGLGRTVYGDPLQQLKFPLTFNTSWTDNYSASVDISGLTGTITGDQSAVADGYGTLQLPWGNVPDVLRVRVTRNETVVFAGNTTVAEFEFHYYLKSGIAVPVAQRVTQTTTGTGGTQVNESLNYLTEASMVVGLEETDAALPVRIAPVPASERLTVALSDAAIATVEVSDMAGRAVSVPAPLAGAREAVLDVSTWARGPYVLRILATDGRVAVRTIAVH
- a CDS encoding VWA domain-containing protein; the protein is MPGHRFSKYIPPQDERSPFEKLLPLFLELLTHTSGEVEEALDWMDQLDKEHGFYTAEYGRKEFEDDLRKHGMIGRPTKGGKAPLTSKAEKLIRERALDQVFGKLKKVDRGNHALRRTGQGDEPTSERRSYRFGDRLEQVAMSDSIRNAQQRGLDDLHLSEDDLEVIETEHQSACATVLMIDISHSMILYGEDRITPAKKVAMALAELIKRRYPKDTLDIVVFGNDAWQVSLKDLPYLQVGPFHTNTVAGLELAMDILRRRKVRNRRIVMITDGKPSCIKKDGEYYMNSFGLDEFIVARTLDAAVRARKAGIPITTFMIARDSYLQRFIERFTEANQGRAFYTGLQGLADMVFRDHTTNRKAS
- a CDS encoding T9SS type A sorting domain-containing protein codes for the protein MKLVGHLLLLLGALAVEPSIGQPVLTVGNSVPTSGESFVELVGAAMDPGDAGAGVVWDFTAFVAQDTFGFSYSSPLSDSIGGCPLMSPPDLMGGHLMVGQDPLSVRVEPWFGYPIGTLPVISELAITLIPPMAFGDVVPSTHLLRLMDNGCQSFPVHRADTSVADAYGALHLPWGTYGPVLRIRTTSEAFAPGAAPLMAYRYYLLGTHHPMVTIAQGFPVYLDTTWTMRVLDPASIVGFVDHQRSGGAFRIWPQPVQDILHVSGPPGPSAQVIWEVLDASGRRLRQWSAIEGQEGVDVSFLSNGLYVLRVLGPDGARLTSTFIKNHP
- a CDS encoding CPBP family intramembrane metalloprotease; this encodes MSAARGTAHMVLLLSAVTLLVLGGIGVWLIASVQERELVEVIGLGHPWWRSLAIGAALGMITGTGAVLLLRQPLLRPVAMRYAALLGPLVPKRWHHVVLSLAAGVGEELLFRGGLQHWLGVPLTAFLFVALHGYLDPRDRRLTLYGLYLVVCMLAYGTVARAWGLLPAMVAHTMFDLLLLDRLRAWHRSGPDDRSAE
- a CDS encoding tetratricopeptide repeat protein, translating into MRSLMVVMGVLGALVAGAQGRNENELGKVRRLLDQGKVYPALRRCDGLMTRDMAKAPVLLLRAEAHARVRSFPAALEDAQAAMAGGLDERGGLQAWFWTGMSWLGLQQGDSALHAFQRATPGPERDLRTAMALSLTGRCQEAISLYDALIAAQESTAALRERGACLAAAGDTARARADLDRAIALDPRDPVNWNSRGFHRWALHGDHERALADYAQAIKLNPNYTYAINNRGYSRLKLGQVDKARRDVLLAGRRNADNPYVDHNRGLIALAEGDSARACGAFRQAEAKGGTPLYGSELDDLLKTCPAPVRPDGTTAPGAPPSTPNAPTKAPERNAPGGRNAP
- a CDS encoding SDR family oxidoreductase gives rise to the protein MSTIESMMRPDALRGRVIVVTGGGTGLGLGMARTFLALGAQVVITSRKQDVLDATAAELIQETGGEVLAVACDVRKYLEVEQLLDRTLQRFGRVDALVNNAAGNFISPTERLSSKAFEVIIDIVLMGSVNCTLAFGKHWIAKGERDKAVLNITTTYAWTGSGYVVPSACAKAGVLALTRSLAVEWARHGIRSNAIAPGPFPTKGAWSRLLPGEMMERFDLAKRVPLGRVGEHRELADLAAYLVSPWSGYVNGEVVTIDGGEWLKGAGQFSQLDQVEPGMWDAIEQMVRGVRGS